One genomic segment of bacterium includes these proteins:
- the ligD gene encoding non-homologous end-joining DNA ligase, giving the protein MFTQTVTRVLSRLGLDQRGADPHPRQPSPMLLQKAKAMFSSPDWTYEPKWDGFRILASVRDGSVRLISRNGHSFTNLFGPISDSLRGFPVSILLDGEVIVINDKGQPDFEALQARLRPRNGKLLGHLCYMVFDCLYVNGHSLLARPLEERQAVLWELQHTLQTDEVKLTEGFPAAKSKRLMKACALMGLEGVVMKRKGSIYRPGFQSPDWLKVPIRHREEFIVAGYLPSPRGFSTLILGQHNREGNFVYAGFCGNGLSDETRAVLLEELKATQRKTCPFRTVPDLRDDFRELPDVPPRWVRPSIVVEIEYRQRLTDGLRHAALKAIRPDKKPGVIRRSANYEHGPLYPP; this is encoded by the coding sequence ATGTTTACACAGACCGTTACTCGCGTCCTTTCGCGCCTCGGCCTGGATCAGCGTGGCGCTGACCCGCATCCACGCCAGCCCTCGCCCATGCTGCTCCAGAAGGCTAAGGCCATGTTCTCGTCCCCCGACTGGACCTACGAGCCGAAGTGGGACGGGTTCCGAATCCTGGCGAGCGTCCGGGACGGATCCGTGCGCCTCATCTCCCGCAACGGGCACTCGTTCACGAATCTCTTCGGACCGATCTCCGATTCGCTGCGAGGTTTCCCCGTCTCGATTCTCCTCGACGGGGAAGTCATCGTCATCAACGACAAGGGCCAGCCGGACTTCGAGGCGCTCCAGGCCCGCCTCCGTCCCAGGAATGGGAAGTTGCTCGGCCATCTGTGCTACATGGTCTTCGACTGCCTCTATGTGAACGGGCACTCGCTCCTCGCCCGGCCCCTTGAGGAGCGCCAGGCCGTGCTCTGGGAGCTACAACACACGCTCCAAACCGATGAGGTGAAACTAACCGAGGGCTTCCCAGCGGCGAAGAGTAAGCGGTTGATGAAGGCGTGTGCTCTCATGGGGCTCGAAGGTGTTGTGATGAAGCGGAAGGGGAGCATCTATCGGCCCGGCTTCCAGAGCCCGGACTGGCTCAAAGTCCCGATCCGTCACCGCGAGGAGTTCATTGTGGCTGGCTACTTGCCGAGCCCGCGCGGGTTCAGCACGCTGATCCTGGGCCAGCATAATCGCGAGGGGAACTTCGTCTACGCGGGGTTCTGCGGCAACGGCCTGTCGGACGAGACCCGTGCAGTCCTCCTTGAAGAACTGAAGGCGACTCAGCGGAAGACGTGTCCTTTTCGCACAGTGCCGGATCTGCGGGACGACTTCAGAGAGTTGCCGGACGTACCGCCCCGATGGGTTAGACCGAGCATCGTTGTAGAGATCGAGTACCGTCAACGCCTCACGGACGGGTTGCGTCATGCCGCCCTCAAGGCTATCCGGCCAGACAAGAAGCCGGGAGTAATCCGGCGGTCGGCGAATTATGAGCATGGCCCCTTGTACCCCCCTTGA